A single window of Hymenobacter sp. APR13 DNA harbors:
- a CDS encoding MGMT family protein has product MIPRNPTEAQRNFFQEVHEVVRLVPAGRVTTYGAIAHYLGARHGARMVGWAMMAAHTADGYVPAHRVINRNGQLTGRLHFATPTAMQEALEAEGVRVIEDEVQEFKRLFWDPTAELE; this is encoded by the coding sequence ATGATTCCGCGTAATCCTACCGAAGCCCAACGCAATTTCTTTCAGGAAGTGCACGAAGTAGTGCGCCTAGTGCCGGCCGGCCGTGTAACCACCTACGGCGCCATTGCCCACTACCTCGGGGCCCGGCACGGCGCCCGCATGGTGGGCTGGGCCATGATGGCCGCCCACACCGCCGACGGCTACGTGCCGGCCCACCGAGTTATCAACCGCAACGGCCAGCTCACCGGGCGCCTGCACTTTGCCACGCCCACAGCCATGCAGGAAGCCCTGGAGGCTGAAGGCGTACGCGTGATTGAAGATGAAGTGCAGGAGTTCAAGCGTCTGTTCTGGGACCCTACCGCGGAGCTGGAATAG
- a CDS encoding efflux RND transporter periplasmic adaptor subunit, with amino-acid sequence MQTQEQEREELQVAEQTPGKSHGVRWLIIAVVLIAALAFVKIKYFPSPNADAKGGGGKGAAGGGKGAPGAKGGKGGGGGGALPVQVYVVKPTNLSDEVAATGSVLADESVVIKSELSGKITSLNIREGQPVSKGQLLFSINADEAQAAIRKQQYNIQLFRDQEKRQRTLLDKEYISAQEYEQSNNQLLTAQSDLKALQASLDRAYVRAPFSGVLGLTTATVGTYVSPGSEITTLSRVRPVKIDFAVPGRFATKVRVGDVVSVTDEGTNKKYEAKVYAIDPQIDPVSRTQPVRARYANTSNELRPGAFVKVNLQLGESTDALQVPTEAVIPEASGYSVYTVKNGKMAPKKVKIGIRSDKVIQITDGLAVGDSVIRTGILQVKPGDAVKATK; translated from the coding sequence ATGCAGACTCAGGAACAAGAACGGGAAGAACTACAGGTGGCCGAACAAACGCCCGGCAAAAGCCACGGGGTACGCTGGCTGATTATCGCCGTAGTGCTGATTGCCGCCCTGGCCTTCGTCAAGATAAAATACTTCCCCTCGCCTAACGCCGACGCCAAAGGCGGGGGCGGCAAGGGCGCAGCCGGCGGCGGCAAAGGCGCCCCTGGCGCGAAGGGTGGCAAAGGCGGCGGGGGCGGCGGCGCGCTGCCGGTGCAAGTGTACGTGGTGAAGCCCACCAACCTTTCAGATGAGGTGGCCGCTACCGGCTCTGTTCTGGCCGACGAGTCGGTGGTTATAAAGAGCGAGCTGTCGGGCAAGATTACCAGCCTCAACATCCGGGAAGGCCAGCCGGTGAGCAAGGGCCAGCTGCTGTTCAGCATCAACGCCGACGAGGCCCAGGCCGCCATCCGCAAGCAGCAGTACAACATCCAGCTCTTCCGCGACCAGGAGAAGCGCCAGCGCACCTTGCTGGACAAGGAGTACATCAGCGCCCAGGAATACGAGCAGTCCAACAACCAGCTGCTCACGGCGCAGTCGGACCTGAAAGCCCTGCAGGCTTCGCTGGACCGGGCCTACGTGCGGGCGCCGTTCAGCGGCGTGCTGGGCCTGACCACGGCCACCGTGGGCACCTACGTGAGCCCCGGCTCGGAAATCACGACCCTCTCCCGCGTGCGGCCCGTGAAGATTGACTTTGCTGTGCCGGGCCGCTTTGCTACCAAAGTGCGCGTGGGCGACGTGGTGAGCGTCACCGATGAAGGCACCAACAAGAAGTATGAGGCCAAAGTCTACGCCATCGACCCGCAGATTGACCCCGTGAGCCGCACCCAGCCGGTGCGCGCCCGCTACGCCAATACCAGCAACGAGCTGCGCCCCGGCGCTTTCGTGAAAGTGAACCTGCAGCTCGGCGAATCCACCGACGCGCTGCAGGTGCCCACCGAAGCCGTTATTCCGGAAGCCAGCGGCTATAGCGTCTACACCGTGAAAAACGGCAAGATGGCTCCCAAGAAAGTGAAAATTGGTATCCGCTCCGACAAGGTGATTCAAATCACCGACGGCCTGGCCGTTGGCGACTCCGTGATTCGCACCGGCATTCTGCAGGTGAAGCCGGGAGACGCCGTGAAGGCCACCAAGTAA
- a CDS encoding efflux RND transporter permease subunit: MSLSSTSINRPVLAIVMSLVIVIFGVIGFRYLSIREYPSVDPPIITVSASYTGASADVMQGQVTEPLEEALNGIQGIKNLTSNSRDGRTQITVEFDLDADLETAANDVRDKVSGAQGRLPRDIDPPVVSKANADSQPIVMTYLSSSKRTLLELTDYANNTLKERLQTIPGVSEVRVYGERKYSMRLWMDPVKLSALGVSPVEVQAALTRENVELPSGAVQGQNTQLTLRTMGRLTSVEDFNNLIIRKDASSLVRLSDIGYAELYPENDQTIFKVNGVPMVGLAVIPQPGSNQIDIADEFNKRIELYGKDLPKDLVLKPGFDNSVFIRKSINEVEHTIIEAFVLVVIIIFLFLRDWRSTLIPVVAIPVSLVGIFFVMYLLDFSINVLTLLAVVLAIGLVVDDAIVVLENIYSRIEEGEDPKTAAIKGSEEILMAVVSTTVVLAAVFLPVVFLTGITGRLFREFGIVVAGSVLISAFVSLTLTPMMCSVLLKRQEKHNWFYRKTEPFFEKMIGGYQSSLQTFLRNRWLAWVVVLGTGVGIWFFMKTIPSELAPVEDRSRVNVNATGPEGASFEYMDAYMTQLTKMAMDSAGNNMSSVFAVTSPGFGGGSNSGIARVLLLEAEERPRTQDQVAAGLSAGVKKLTAARTSVSQDQSIGGGGGGLPVQFVIQTQDFDKLRAAVPKFLDAARQDPTFQFVDVNLKFNKPELRVNIDREKAQSLGVSVQSISQTLQAGLSGQRFGYFIREGKQYQIIGQVAREDRNQPLDVRLLSVKNNEGQLVQLDNVIRLTESSTPPQLYRFNRYNSATFSASLAPGKTLGDGIAAMQGLAEKNLDDTFSTELSGASRDFQESSSSLVFAFGLALVLIYLVLAAQFESFRDPVIIMVTVPLALSGALLSLWYFNQTLNLFSQIGIIMLVGLVTKNGILIVEFANQQVENGKDYMTGLIEGATARFRPILMTSLCAILGILPIAIATGAGALSRRAMGIGVVGGLFFATGLTLYVVPVMYSYFATAKKHSQKQEAAKKKAVTA; this comes from the coding sequence ATGAGCTTATCTTCAACCAGCATCAACCGCCCGGTCCTCGCCATCGTGATGAGCCTCGTCATCGTGATTTTCGGCGTGATTGGGTTTCGCTACCTCAGCATCCGGGAATACCCCAGCGTCGACCCGCCCATCATTACCGTGTCGGCCAGCTACACCGGTGCCTCCGCCGATGTGATGCAGGGCCAGGTGACCGAGCCCCTCGAAGAAGCCCTCAACGGCATCCAGGGCATCAAAAACCTGACCTCCAACTCCCGCGACGGCCGCACCCAGATTACCGTGGAATTTGACCTCGACGCCGACCTGGAAACCGCCGCCAACGACGTGCGCGACAAGGTATCGGGCGCCCAGGGCCGCCTCCCGCGCGACATCGACCCGCCCGTAGTGAGCAAGGCCAACGCAGACTCACAGCCCATTGTGATGACCTACCTCAGCTCCAGTAAGCGCACCCTGCTGGAACTGACCGACTACGCCAACAACACTCTCAAGGAGCGCCTGCAAACCATTCCGGGTGTGTCGGAGGTGCGGGTGTACGGCGAGCGGAAGTACTCCATGCGCCTCTGGATGGACCCTGTGAAGTTGTCGGCGCTGGGCGTGAGCCCCGTGGAGGTGCAGGCTGCCCTCACCCGCGAAAACGTGGAACTGCCCAGCGGCGCGGTGCAGGGCCAGAACACCCAGCTCACGCTGCGCACCATGGGCCGCCTTACGTCGGTGGAGGACTTCAACAACCTCATCATCCGCAAAGATGCCTCGTCCTTGGTGCGGCTGTCCGATATCGGCTACGCCGAGCTGTACCCTGAAAACGACCAGACCATCTTCAAGGTGAACGGCGTACCCATGGTGGGCCTGGCCGTCATTCCGCAGCCCGGCTCCAACCAGATTGACATTGCCGACGAGTTCAACAAGCGCATAGAGCTCTATGGCAAGGACCTGCCCAAAGACCTGGTGCTCAAGCCGGGTTTCGACAACTCGGTGTTTATCCGCAAATCCATTAACGAGGTAGAGCATACCATCATCGAGGCCTTCGTGCTGGTGGTGATTATCATCTTCCTGTTTCTGCGCGACTGGCGCTCTACCCTGATTCCTGTAGTGGCCATTCCGGTGTCGTTGGTGGGCATCTTCTTCGTGATGTACCTGCTCGACTTCTCCATCAACGTGCTGACGCTGTTGGCCGTGGTACTGGCCATCGGCCTGGTAGTGGATGACGCCATTGTGGTGCTGGAAAACATCTACTCGCGCATCGAGGAAGGCGAAGACCCCAAAACGGCCGCCATCAAGGGCTCCGAGGAGATTCTGATGGCCGTAGTCAGCACCACGGTGGTGCTGGCGGCGGTGTTTCTGCCGGTGGTGTTCCTCACGGGCATCACCGGGCGCCTGTTCCGCGAGTTCGGCATCGTGGTAGCCGGCTCGGTGCTGATTTCGGCGTTTGTGAGCCTCACGCTCACGCCCATGATGTGCTCGGTGCTGCTCAAGCGCCAGGAAAAGCACAACTGGTTTTACCGCAAAACCGAGCCCTTCTTCGAGAAAATGATTGGCGGCTACCAAAGCAGCCTGCAAACCTTTTTGCGCAACCGCTGGCTGGCGTGGGTGGTGGTGCTGGGCACGGGCGTGGGCATCTGGTTTTTCATGAAAACCATTCCGTCGGAGCTGGCGCCGGTGGAAGACCGCAGCCGCGTGAACGTGAATGCCACCGGGCCGGAAGGGGCTTCATTTGAGTACATGGATGCCTACATGACCCAGCTCACCAAGATGGCTATGGACTCGGCCGGCAACAACATGAGCAGCGTGTTTGCCGTGACCTCGCCCGGCTTCGGCGGCGGCTCCAACTCGGGCATTGCCCGCGTGCTGCTGCTGGAAGCCGAGGAGCGCCCCCGCACCCAGGACCAGGTTGCGGCCGGCCTGAGCGCCGGCGTGAAAAAGCTGACCGCTGCCCGCACCTCGGTGTCACAGGACCAGAGCATCGGCGGCGGCGGCGGCGGCCTGCCGGTGCAGTTCGTTATCCAGACCCAGGACTTCGACAAGCTGCGGGCCGCGGTGCCCAAGTTCCTTGATGCCGCCCGCCAGGACCCCACCTTCCAGTTCGTGGACGTGAACCTGAAGTTCAACAAGCCCGAGCTGCGCGTGAACATCGACCGCGAAAAGGCGCAGAGCCTGGGCGTGTCGGTGCAGAGCATCAGCCAGACGCTGCAGGCCGGCCTGAGCGGGCAGCGCTTCGGCTACTTTATCCGGGAAGGCAAGCAGTACCAGATCATCGGGCAGGTGGCGCGCGAAGACCGCAACCAGCCGCTGGACGTGCGCCTGCTGTCGGTGAAGAACAACGAAGGCCAGCTCGTGCAGCTCGACAACGTGATTCGCCTGACGGAAAGCAGCACCCCGCCGCAACTCTACCGCTTCAACCGCTACAACTCGGCCACCTTCTCGGCCTCGCTGGCGCCCGGCAAAACCCTCGGCGACGGTATTGCGGCCATGCAGGGCCTGGCCGAAAAAAACCTCGACGACACGTTCTCCACCGAGCTGTCGGGCGCTTCCCGCGACTTTCAGGAAAGCTCCAGCAGCCTCGTGTTTGCCTTCGGGCTGGCGCTGGTGCTGATTTATCTGGTGCTGGCCGCGCAGTTTGAGAGCTTCCGCGACCCGGTAATCATCATGGTGACGGTGCCGCTGGCGCTGTCGGGCGCGCTGCTCAGCCTGTGGTACTTCAACCAGACCCTGAACCTGTTTTCGCAGATTGGCATCATCATGCTGGTGGGCCTCGTCACCAAAAACGGTATTCTGATTGTGGAGTTTGCCAACCAGCAGGTGGAAAACGGCAAAGACTACATGACCGGCCTGATTGAAGGCGCCACGGCCCGCTTCCGCCCGATCCTGATGACCAGCTTGTGCGCCATTCTGGGCATTCTGCCGATTGCCATTGCTACCGGCGCCGGCGCCCTGAGCCGCCGGGCCATGGGCATTGGCGTGGTAGGCGGCCTGTTCTTTGCTACGGGCCTCACGCTTTATGTCGTGCCGGTGATGTACTCGTACTTCGCCACGGCCAAAAAGCACAGCCAGAAGCAGGAGGCCGCCAAAAAGAAGGCCGTAACGGCCTAG
- a CDS encoding TolC family protein: MPRSFFFTLLLALPLPVLAQQPVLPTREPASKPQSKPQTEKPETVADAPSLTLTEAIRIGIENNYNIRLSRQDVRIAENNVTRGNAGQLPVVNGNLTRNFNRNNVRQESSARPEASIANGAQSNLLNANVAATWTIFDGLGMFIAYDRLKSLEQSQRQLTRATVEETVASITDAYYVVVRESGKIKASEEALKIGQARIDLTQARVDVGVSAKVEVLTARVDYNADRSLLIQQQEALQTAKINLNNLLGRTPRLNFRPADSIVVATDLSREGVAQAVQQNNPRLQQARLNTEIATYDRKLVRASRFPQIGLTTGYGYNRNINGAAFFGSQLVTNTGRTYGLNYGVVATIPIFDGFNRNRLEQNARIGEEQSNLLLGQTQLQLEAEAEQAWAQYQNRLQLLELEEANIRLARENVAIALERYRLGLLVPLALREAQRTQLDAEVRLLDIRYQAKQAEIVLRRLSSGLVQEGGQ; the protein is encoded by the coding sequence ATGCCCCGCTCCTTCTTTTTCACTCTCCTATTGGCTTTGCCTCTGCCGGTGCTGGCGCAGCAGCCGGTACTGCCTACCCGGGAGCCCGCCTCGAAGCCCCAGAGCAAGCCCCAGACGGAGAAGCCGGAAACCGTGGCCGATGCCCCGTCCCTGACGCTGACCGAGGCCATCCGCATCGGCATTGAGAACAACTACAACATCCGCCTCTCGCGGCAGGACGTGCGCATTGCCGAAAACAACGTGACCCGCGGCAACGCCGGCCAGCTGCCGGTAGTGAACGGCAACCTGACCCGCAACTTCAACCGCAACAACGTGCGGCAGGAGTCATCGGCGCGGCCCGAGGCCAGCATTGCCAACGGCGCGCAGAGCAACCTGCTCAATGCCAACGTGGCCGCCACCTGGACTATTTTCGATGGGCTGGGTATGTTCATCGCCTACGACCGGCTGAAGTCGCTGGAGCAAAGCCAGCGCCAGCTCACCCGCGCCACCGTCGAAGAAACTGTGGCTTCTATCACCGACGCTTATTACGTAGTGGTGCGCGAGTCGGGCAAGATTAAGGCCAGCGAGGAGGCCCTGAAAATCGGGCAGGCCCGCATCGACCTCACCCAGGCCCGCGTGGATGTGGGCGTGAGCGCCAAGGTGGAAGTGCTGACCGCCCGCGTGGACTACAACGCCGACCGCTCCTTGCTGATTCAGCAGCAGGAGGCGCTGCAGACGGCCAAAATCAACCTCAACAACCTGCTGGGCCGCACCCCGCGTCTCAACTTCCGCCCCGCCGACTCCATTGTGGTGGCTACCGACCTGAGCCGGGAAGGTGTGGCGCAGGCCGTGCAGCAGAACAACCCGCGCCTGCAGCAGGCGCGCCTCAACACCGAAATTGCCACCTACGACCGAAAGCTGGTGCGCGCCTCCCGCTTCCCGCAAATCGGCCTGACCACCGGCTATGGCTACAACCGCAATATCAACGGGGCGGCGTTTTTCGGCAGCCAGCTGGTCACCAACACGGGCCGCACCTACGGCCTCAACTACGGCGTGGTAGCCACGATTCCCATTTTCGACGGCTTCAACCGCAACCGTTTGGAGCAGAATGCCCGCATCGGGGAGGAACAGAGCAACCTGCTGCTGGGCCAGACGCAGCTGCAGTTGGAAGCCGAGGCCGAGCAGGCCTGGGCCCAGTACCAGAACCGCCTGCAGTTACTGGAGCTGGAAGAAGCCAACATCCGGCTGGCCCGCGAAAACGTGGCCATTGCCCTGGAGCGCTACCGCCTGGGTCTGCTGGTACCGCTGGCCTTGCGCGAAGCCCAACGCACCCAGCTCGACGCCGAAGTGCGCTTGCTCGACATTCGCTACCAGGCCAAGCAGGCCGAGATTGTGCTGCGCCGCCTCAGCAGCGGCCTGGTGCAGGAAGGGGGCCAGTAA
- a CDS encoding zinc dependent phospholipase C family protein yields MLKWLLGILALLLLFPSSASAYSVLTHQANIDSSWTRCLMPMLQKRYPGATEEQLIEAKSYAYGGSIIQDMGFYPFGSELFTNLTHYVRSGDFVRNLLDEAHGRNEYAFALGALAHYSADVIGHPEGTNKAMASVYPDLRRKFGTEITYEEAPVQHTQLEFAFDVVQLAAGRYRTADYQRYIGFQVSKPVLERAFRKTYGLELGKVIFNVDLAISSFRFAVRSLIPIASRAAWQSQKKEIRRLSPQARRREYVYDQSEHDYRKQYGTDYQKPGTGARVLSYFVRVLPKIGPLEPFAFKLPTPEAQALFKTSFRQVMTSYCRHVEAEPADTVTVSRQVLPNTDFDTGRPTVVGEYELTDETYGEWVRKLADNKFDGLTTPVQRNILTFFGPSPKEPVDEDEKEASTRAKTMEALAQLKELDVK; encoded by the coding sequence ATGCTAAAATGGCTACTTGGGATTCTGGCGCTGCTGTTGCTGTTTCCCTCTTCCGCATCTGCCTACTCGGTGCTTACCCACCAGGCCAATATCGATTCTTCCTGGACCCGCTGCCTGATGCCTATGTTGCAGAAGCGCTACCCGGGTGCCACCGAGGAGCAGCTCATTGAGGCAAAGAGCTACGCCTACGGCGGCTCCATCATTCAGGATATGGGCTTTTACCCATTCGGCTCGGAGCTGTTCACCAACCTTACGCACTATGTGCGCAGCGGCGACTTTGTGCGCAACCTACTGGACGAAGCTCACGGCCGCAATGAATACGCGTTTGCGCTCGGCGCCCTGGCGCACTACTCGGCCGACGTGATAGGGCATCCTGAAGGTACCAACAAGGCCATGGCGTCGGTATACCCGGATCTGCGGCGGAAATTCGGGACAGAAATCACCTACGAAGAAGCCCCGGTGCAGCACACGCAGTTGGAGTTTGCCTTTGATGTGGTGCAGCTGGCCGCCGGCCGCTACCGCACTGCCGACTACCAGCGCTATATCGGGTTTCAGGTGAGCAAGCCGGTGCTGGAGCGGGCGTTTCGCAAAACCTATGGACTGGAACTGGGCAAGGTGATCTTCAACGTGGACCTGGCCATCAGCTCGTTTCGGTTTGCCGTGCGCAGCCTGATTCCGATTGCCAGCCGGGCGGCGTGGCAGTCGCAGAAAAAAGAAATCCGGCGACTCAGCCCGCAGGCCCGTCGGCGCGAGTACGTCTACGACCAGAGTGAGCACGACTACCGCAAGCAATACGGCACCGACTACCAAAAGCCTGGTACCGGGGCCCGGGTGCTGTCGTATTTTGTGCGGGTGCTACCCAAAATAGGTCCGCTGGAGCCTTTCGCGTTCAAGCTGCCGACGCCGGAAGCGCAAGCCTTATTCAAGACCAGCTTTCGGCAGGTGATGACCAGCTACTGCCGCCATGTGGAAGCCGAGCCCGCCGATACGGTCACGGTTTCCCGGCAAGTGCTGCCCAATACCGACTTCGACACCGGCCGCCCGACAGTGGTGGGCGAATATGAGCTGACCGATGAAACCTACGGCGAATGGGTGCGCAAGCTGGCCGACAACAAGTTTGACGGCCTGACGACGCCGGTGCAGCGCAACATTCTCACCTTCTTTGGCCCCAGTCCCAAGGAACCTGTCGATGAAGACGAAAAAGAAGCTAGCACCCGCGCAAAAACCATGGAGGCCCTGGCGCAACTGAAAGAGCTGGACGTGAAGTAG